AAAGGTCATTGAAATGCCTCATAAAAAAGCCAACCTCAACTTCTGCTACCGGGAATGGTATTGGGAAAAGTTTCCACAGAACAAATACGTACAATTTACCGTAAAAACCACTGAACATGAATAATGAAACCCCATATAACGTGATCGGAATTGGAATCGGGCCTTTTAATTTGGGACTGGCCGCATTATCCAATCCGATTTCTGAATTAAAAACCCTTTTTCTGGACCAGAGAGACGGTTTCGACTGGCATCCGGGATTAATGATCGATCATGTAACCCTGCAGACGCCGTTTTTGTGTGACTGTGTATCTATGGCTGATCCAACCAATCCTTTGAGTCTTCTGAATTATTTAAAAGTAACCAACAGGCTTTATAAATTCTTTATCCGGGAAGATTTTTTCATTCCCCGTAAAGAATATAACCGGTATTGTCAATGGGTAGTAAGCCAATTGCCGCAATGCAGGTTTTCAACACAGGTTGTGGATATTGTATATGAAGACGGATTGTATGTAGTAACGACCATTCACACCAAAACTAAAGAAGCCGAAGTTTTCAGGACAGAAAGGTTAATTCTAGGAACAGGTACACAGCCCCATATCCCTTCATTTATTCCAAAAGATGATTCCAGGATTCTTCATACCAGTTCATATTTATACCGTAAGGAAGAGCTTTTGTCCCAGGGTAAAAAAATTGCGGTGATTGGTTCAGGACAGAGTGCGGCAGAGGTTTTCTATGATCTGTTGCAGAGCCGGAATGAAAATACTCAGTTAGGCTGGTATTCCCGCCCGGACCGTTTCTTCCCGATGGAATATTCAAAACTGACCTTAGAGCTGACTTCTCCTGATTATGTAGACTATTTCTACAGCAGAAGCGAGAATGCAAGGAAAGCCATTTTAAGCAAGCAGCAGGCTCAGTTCAAAGGGATTAATTATGATCTCATCAACCAGATCTATGATTTTATTTATGATCTGAATATTGATAATGAGGATACAAGGCTTACCATTATTCCGAACAGCCAGCTGGACAGGGTAGACAACAGCAGTACAGACCATCTTACGCTTGAATTTACTCAGCTTGAACAGGACGTTCAGTATGATCAGGAAGCCGATTATCTGGTGATTGGAACAGGATACCGCTACCATGAACCTTCATTCCTTAAAAATATTCAATCCAGAATTAAAAGGGATTCAGGCGGATTATTTGCGGTTAACCGGAACTATTCAATAGATCATAATGGCGGTGAAATCTATGTATTGCACGCAGAAGTTCATACCCATAGCTATATTTCAACGGATCTGGGAATGGCAGCTTACCGTAATTCTTATATCATCAACGATATTCTGGGAAGAGAATATTATAAGATTGAAAATAAAATTGCATTCCAGGATTTTGATGTTGAAAAATATGCCGCCATACCAACAACTGCCAAAATATAATGTTAAAAATGAACACCACTTTAAATAATACACCCATCAGTCAGGAAATCTGGCTGATGGCCAACCGCGATCTGATGGCTAAAACCTTTGCGGAGTTAATGCATGAAGAGCGCCTGAAACCTATTCCTGTTTTCCAGGATGAAGCAGGATTCACCGTTTTCAGACTTGAAACCGGATTGGAAAATATTGAATACAGCTTCCGCGGACAGGAAAGAATGATGGATTACTGGCATATCGACAAAGACAGTATTGTTAAAATTGAAAATGAAGTAAAAAGTCAGACCCTGAATGTTCCTCAATTCTTTCTTGAAATGCAGACCGTATTTGACTTAGATTCTAATACGTTAGCAAAATATACAGAAGAACTGCTTCATACTTTATATTGTGATGCGCTGATCTTATCCAGAGGAATTATTTCTTCAAAAGATCTTGCCTCCAGCAATTATCAGACGGTAGAGCATCAGATGACAGGCCATCCCTGGGTAATCGTCAATAAAAGCCGGCTGGGATTTTCTCCCTCTGATCTTGAAGTTTACGCGCCGGAAGCAGGGCAGGACATAAAAGTTCTGTGGCTGGCTGCCCATAAAGACAGATCAGCCTTTCAGGCGCTGGAGCATATTGATCAGGAAAACTTTTACCGTTCGGAAATTGGAGACAAATTGTATCAGGTATTTCAGCAGCAACTGATTGATTTAGGAAAATCTGTTCAGGATTACAATTTAATTCCTGTACATCCATGGCAGTGGGAACATAAGCTGAAGATTCATTTTGCGGGAGATATAGCTTCCGGAATTTTAATAAAGTTAGGGGGAGGAAATGATTTTTACAGCCCACAGCAGAGCATCCGGACTTTATTCAACACAGAGCATCCGGAGAAAAGATACTTGAAAACCGCAGTTTCTATTCTGAGTACAGGAAACATCAGAGGACTTTCTCCTAAGCAGATGAGAATTGCTCCATCGATTACAGACTGGGTAAAAGGTCTGATTAAAGATGATGAATATCTGGAGACAAAAGGAACCATTTTCCTGGGTGAGGAAGCTTCAGTTGCCTATCTGCATCCTCAATACAATGCTATAACCGCTGTACCTTATCAGTACAATGAGTTTTTAGGGGCTCTATGGCGTGAAAGTGCCATATCTTCCCTGAAAGAAGGTGAAGAAATGTTTACCATGGCTTCCCTGCTGTACGTTGATCAGAACGGAATTCCTTTGGTACAGGCTTTTGCCGAAAAAGCAGGAGTCAGCATCAAAGAATGGATCACGGAGTATCTGGATGCCTATCTTACTCCGCTGCTTCACATCTATTATACTCATTCTCTTTGTGTGACTCCTCACGGAGAAAACATTATGGTTGTGCTGAAGAATGGTCTTCCTCAGAGGATTGTCATTAAAGACTTTGTAGATGATATTGTACTGACCCCTGAAGCCAGGGAAAAGCTGCCTGACCATCTTGCAGACGGGCTGATCCAGTCTTCAAACAAAGAAAACGTACCACTTTCTATTCTGCTGGGGATTTTTGATGCGTTTTTCAGATATCTTTCCAATGTTTTGCATACGTATTCAAACTTCCGGGAAGAAACATTCTGGACTCTTGTTCATGAATGTATAAAAGAGTACAAAAATCAGAATCCGCATCTGAAGGAACGGTACGAAAAGTATGATCTGTATGTTCCGGCATTCAAAAGGTTCTATATCAACAGTGTCCGTCTGAAGAATAACGGCTATAGCGAAAATAAAGCTTTTGCTATTCCTAAGAAAGATGGCGCCCTTCTTAATCCGCTGTACCAGATCATCAATAAAAATTCTGTAGCGGAAGTATGAGAAAAGCGCTGCATATCATAAAAGAAGGCTCTGTATTTGCGTACGGAGCTTTGGCAGGAAAAAAAACAGAATTGACTTCAGGAAGTATTAATCGTTCTATCTTCAGCCTTGCCATTCCTATGGTATTAGAATTATTGATGGAATCTGTCTTTGTCAGTATCAATTTACTGATCATTGCCCGATTGGGAGATCAGGTTCTAGGGCTTGTGGGGATCACAGACAACTATATCAATTTTGCCAACGCCATTGCAATAGGTCTGGGAATAGCTGCGGCAACACTCACTGCAAGGAGAGCCGGGGAAAAGGACAAAGATGGAATGAGCCGGACTGCCCATTATATCATATTGCTGGCCTCTGCCTTTGCCCTA
This region of Chryseobacterium vaccae genomic DNA includes:
- a CDS encoding lysine N(6)-hydroxylase/L-ornithine N(5)-oxygenase family protein, with protein sequence MNNETPYNVIGIGIGPFNLGLAALSNPISELKTLFLDQRDGFDWHPGLMIDHVTLQTPFLCDCVSMADPTNPLSLLNYLKVTNRLYKFFIREDFFIPRKEYNRYCQWVVSQLPQCRFSTQVVDIVYEDGLYVVTTIHTKTKEAEVFRTERLILGTGTQPHIPSFIPKDDSRILHTSSYLYRKEELLSQGKKIAVIGSGQSAAEVFYDLLQSRNENTQLGWYSRPDRFFPMEYSKLTLELTSPDYVDYFYSRSENARKAILSKQQAQFKGINYDLINQIYDFIYDLNIDNEDTRLTIIPNSQLDRVDNSSTDHLTLEFTQLEQDVQYDQEADYLVIGTGYRYHEPSFLKNIQSRIKRDSGGLFAVNRNYSIDHNGGEIYVLHAEVHTHSYISTDLGMAAYRNSYIINDILGREYYKIENKIAFQDFDVEKYAAIPTTAKI
- a CDS encoding IucA/IucC family protein; translated protein: MNTTLNNTPISQEIWLMANRDLMAKTFAELMHEERLKPIPVFQDEAGFTVFRLETGLENIEYSFRGQERMMDYWHIDKDSIVKIENEVKSQTLNVPQFFLEMQTVFDLDSNTLAKYTEELLHTLYCDALILSRGIISSKDLASSNYQTVEHQMTGHPWVIVNKSRLGFSPSDLEVYAPEAGQDIKVLWLAAHKDRSAFQALEHIDQENFYRSEIGDKLYQVFQQQLIDLGKSVQDYNLIPVHPWQWEHKLKIHFAGDIASGILIKLGGGNDFYSPQQSIRTLFNTEHPEKRYLKTAVSILSTGNIRGLSPKQMRIAPSITDWVKGLIKDDEYLETKGTIFLGEEASVAYLHPQYNAITAVPYQYNEFLGALWRESAISSLKEGEEMFTMASLLYVDQNGIPLVQAFAEKAGVSIKEWITEYLDAYLTPLLHIYYTHSLCVTPHGENIMVVLKNGLPQRIVIKDFVDDIVLTPEAREKLPDHLADGLIQSSNKENVPLSILLGIFDAFFRYLSNVLHTYSNFREETFWTLVHECIKEYKNQNPHLKERYEKYDLYVPAFKRFYINSVRLKNNGYSENKAFAIPKKDGALLNPLYQIINKNSVAEV